In Gemmatimonadaceae bacterium, the sequence TCGCCGAAATGCGCGGCATAGAGCATCGGCGTCGAGCCGTCGGCGGCCCGCGCATTCGCATCGGCGCCCGCAGCGAGCAGCGCGCGGACTTCTGTCGGATTGGATGTCTGCGCTGCCTCGAGCAGCTTCGCATCGAGGTCGGATGCTCCCGAGGCGCCAACAGAAATGACCAACGCCGACGCGAAGGCACCGATTCTGGACAACGTTCTCACGCCTCTCCTCCAAGTCGAACTGTGCGCGTCAACGCCTACAAGGCGTCGCCTCGGGCGGCAGCTCGATCCGCGCAACGGCAGGTCGCTCCGGCTATCAGCTCGGAGCGTATTGATGATTTGACAAACCGTCAATAACAGCTGAGGGACGTCGCCAGCGCGACGTCAGCGCGCCATCTGCCACCACATCAACCCCACCATGCCCAGAGCTGTGGCCAGCTCTCCGCCTTCCTTGAGCATGCGCTCGACCCTCTCGACGGGGATCTTCACGACCTCGAGCTCCTCCATCGGATCGAGCTGCTGCTCGGCGACGGACGCCACGCGCGGGATGTAGATCGTCGTCGTCTTGTTGTTCATGAACGCCGGATTGGGGAGCACGGTTCCGATGACACGCGCATCCGGCCCCGCGTAGCCCGTTTCCTCGAGGAGCTCGCGCCGGCCGGCCGCGAGCGGCTCCTCGCCGGGCTCGACCAAGCCGGCAGGAACCTCCAAGGTGAAGGTCCGCGTGCCGAAGCGCCACTGGCGCACGAACAGCATCTCGTTCGCGTCGGTGATGGCGACGACGTTCACCCAATCCGGCGCCAGCAGTCTGTCGACGGTGTGCTCTCGACCCGTGACGGGTGAGCGCACCACATCGCTACGCACGGTGAATATCCGCCGCTCGTCGGGCGCACCCTCGGAAACTTCTTCCCACGGCTCAATCTTCATCGTCACCCCGTAACAGCGCTTTCGCACGGCCGATATGCGCTCTCACGTTTACGGCAACGCGAACACCTGAATTCGGGTCTCGGTCGCGGCGCCGGGCCAAATGCCGGACTTCATGCCGGACGCCACGCCGATTCTTTGCCTACCCGCTGCGGAATAGCTGACGATTCCGCCGCCGATCGACTGGCCGGTGTCGAGCTCGTACAGCACCGCGCCGCTCTCGGCGTCGAACGCGCGGAAGCGGCCCGTGAGATCGGCAGCGAAGACCAGGCCGCCGGCCGTCGGTGTCACTCCCGCGACCACGGGCGCCGGCGCGGCGAACTTCCAGCGCACGGCGCCGGTGTCCGCGTCGAATGCCGTGATCCAACCTCTCGCCGTGTCGGGCGGTTCTTGGATCTCGCCGACAGCCGAGCCGAACCAGATCGCGCCGGCCGACGGCACTGTGACTTCCTGCGCGAGCTGCACGCTCGCACAGAAATCGACGGCGCCCGTATACAACGTGTTCAACGCGGGATGGAACGCGGGGCCGTTCCACTCGTTGCCGCCTTGAATGCCGGGGCAAAAGCGCACGCGCTCCGTGCGCGACAGCGGGACGTCGACGTTCTTGCGCGTCGTCGTCGGCGACTGAAACAGCGTCGGCAAGCGCGCGCCGAGCTCTGCGTTGGTCGCAAGTGCGCCGCGGTCGAGCACGGACAGCAGGCCGTCCTTGTTCGCGGACGCGACGATCGTCCTACCGCCGCGCGTCGTCCCGAGCACAGGCGGGGCGTTCACGTCCCAGTCGTGCGAATCGCGTTTGACGAGCTGGTTGTAACCGAGCAAGCGGCCGGTTGCGGCGTCGAGGGCGATCAGCGAGTTCGCGTACAAGTTATCGCCGCCGCGTGCTTCCACGTCGAAGTCCGGCGCGGGATTGCCCGCCGGGACGTAGAGCACGCCGCGCTCCGCGTCGAGCGCGAACGAGGTCCAGAACGCGCCGCCCGTGATCGGATAGCGATCCGAGTTCGGCCACGTTGCCCGCACGGCGGGGTCGTCGGGCACGACGTCGAAGCGCCAAACGACTCGGCCATCGCGCGCGTCGAGCGCGTACACGTGGCCGGTGACACCCGTCTGGTCGCCGCCGGCGTTCCCGATGAAGACGAGCCCGTTCGCGGAGATCGGCGCCATCGGCATCGAGAGGCCCGGTGTCCCTGCTCCTTCCGTCGTAACGTCCCAGAGCGTGTGGCCATCAGCCGCGTCGAGCGCGAGCACGTGAGCGTCGGACGTGCCCCTGAAAAGCCTGCCGTCGAGGTATGCGAAGCCGCGCTGCACGCCGAGCGGCGATGGCCGCGAGCTCTGCCGCTCGACGCGCCACTTCTCTGCGCAGGTGGCCGCGTCGATCGAGTAGGAGCCTCTCTCGGTCGTGAAATACATCGTGCCGTCGACGACGATCGGGCCGGCCTGCATCGCGACGACTTCCGGCAGCACATACGTACACGCGACGCGAAGCTGCGCGACGTTGCCGCGATCGATCTCGGCGAGCGGCGAGAACCGGTCGCCGGCGAGCGTCCGGTTGTACGCGGGCCAGTCGGCGGCCGCGACGTTCTGTGCCACGGGCGCAGCCGCAGGAGCCGAGGACGCGGCGCTCGCCGCCGGTTCCGACGCGGGACCCCCGCCGCCGCACGCGGCCAGGAGATGAGCGCAACCAACCGTCGTGATGCCGAAACGAAAGCCCTGGCGGCTTTTCATGGATGAGCTCCGCGAGTAGAAAGGCGTACGATGACCGGCGCCGTTGTTGTTCAGGAGAACGCCCAATGAGTCGCCAAACGAGTCTAGCACTCATGATTGCGTTGCTGCCGACCGCGCTGGCGGCGCAGCAAAGGACGACGCTCGACATCTACGTCATCGACGTCGAAGGGGGCAACTCGACGTTGTTCGTGGCGCCGTCCGGCGACTCGCTGCTGATCGACACCGGCAACGGCGGCCAGGCGGCCGCGCGCGACGCGGGCCGAATCATGGCGGCCGTGCAGGATGCCGGGCTCGCGCGCATCGATCATCTGATCACGACCCACTATCACGGCGACCACTTCGGCGCGATGAGCGAGATTGCCGGTCGCATTCCGGTCGCCGAGTTCATCGACCACGGCGCGAACGTGCAGGCGAACCCCGCGACCGACACGTTCTTGAATGACGTCTATCCCGGGCTATACGCGAAGTCGAAGCACACCGTCGTGAAGCCCGGCGACCGCTTGA encodes:
- a CDS encoding ankyrin repeat domain-containing protein yields the protein MRTLSRIGAFASALVISVGASGASDLDAKLLEAAQTSNPTEVRALLAAGADANARAADGSTPMLYAAHFG
- a CDS encoding NUDIX hydrolase produces the protein MKIEPWEEVSEGAPDERRIFTVRSDVVRSPVTGREHTVDRLLAPDWVNVVAITDANEMLFVRQWRFGTRTFTLEVPAGLVEPGEEPLAAGRRELLEETGYAGPDARVIGTVLPNPAFMNNKTTTIYIPRVASVAEQQLDPMEELEVVKIPVERVERMLKEGGELATALGMVGLMWWQMAR
- a CDS encoding PQQ-binding-like beta-propeller repeat protein, coding for MKSRQGFRFGITTVGCAHLLAACGGGGPASEPAASAASSAPAAAPVAQNVAAADWPAYNRTLAGDRFSPLAEIDRGNVAQLRVACTYVLPEVVAMQAGPIVVDGTMYFTTERGSYSIDAATCAEKWRVERQSSRPSPLGVQRGFAYLDGRLFRGTSDAHVLALDAADGHTLWDVTTEGAGTPGLSMPMAPISANGLVFIGNAGGDQTGVTGHVYALDARDGRVVWRFDVVPDDPAVRATWPNSDRYPITGGAFWTSFALDAERGVLYVPAGNPAPDFDVEARGGDNLYANSLIALDAATGRLLGYNQLVKRDSHDWDVNAPPVLGTTRGGRTIVASANKDGLLSVLDRGALATNAELGARLPTLFQSPTTTRKNVDVPLSRTERVRFCPGIQGGNEWNGPAFHPALNTLYTGAVDFCASVQLAQEVTVPSAGAIWFGSAVGEIQEPPDTARGWITAFDADTGAVRWKFAAPAPVVAGVTPTAGGLVFAADLTGRFRAFDAESGAVLYELDTGQSIGGGIVSYSAAGRQRIGVASGMKSGIWPGAATETRIQVFALP